One window from the genome of Alkalihalobacillus sp. LMS6 encodes:
- a CDS encoding aminoglycoside phosphotransferase family protein — MKDLLEQIPLLGRYCKSVEMTKGFSLDKKYCIHLPEGEKVLLRIFHKEEYHSKQVEYSMLEKLKACGVACANPMEMGVIGDRGYMVTSYIEGQDAEEDIQTYSLQEQYDLGYRAGKELKRMHQIPAPAHIASWYKRKVEKHKNYIDAYVACGIKITHDDKIMRFIDDHIHLMKQRPNLFQHDDFHLGNIIVNERKFAGVVDFNRYDWGDPIHEFLKVGMFTREVSIPFSKGQIKGYFQNQEPDETFWTLYALYLAMCVFSTVVWTLRTVPDHLSDMLDKINVVLDDHNYFASVKPKWYESVADTIQLK, encoded by the coding sequence ATGAAAGACTTACTTGAACAAATTCCTCTCTTAGGTCGTTACTGTAAGAGTGTGGAAATGACAAAAGGTTTCTCTTTAGATAAAAAATACTGCATCCATTTGCCAGAAGGAGAAAAGGTGCTCCTTCGAATCTTTCATAAAGAAGAGTACCATTCAAAGCAGGTGGAATATTCGATGCTAGAAAAGCTGAAGGCCTGTGGTGTAGCTTGCGCAAACCCAATGGAAATGGGGGTAATTGGAGACCGAGGTTATATGGTCACCTCTTACATAGAGGGGCAGGATGCAGAAGAAGACATTCAGACGTATTCCCTTCAAGAACAATATGACCTCGGGTATAGAGCTGGAAAAGAATTAAAGAGGATGCATCAAATACCTGCGCCAGCCCACATCGCCTCTTGGTATAAAAGAAAAGTCGAAAAGCATAAGAATTACATCGATGCTTATGTAGCATGCGGGATTAAGATTACCCACGACGATAAAATTATGAGATTTATTGATGACCACATTCACCTAATGAAGCAAAGACCTAATCTTTTTCAGCATGATGATTTTCATCTCGGAAACATAATTGTGAACGAAAGAAAATTTGCAGGTGTCGTTGATTTTAATCGATATGATTGGGGAGATCCCATCCACGAATTTCTTAAGGTCGGCATGTTTACCCGCGAGGTCAGTATTCCATTTTCAAAAGGCCAAATAAAAGGATATTTTCAAAATCAAGAACCAGATGAAACGTTTTGGACATTATATGCCCTTTACTTAGCGATGTGTGTGTTCTCTACCGTCGTATGGACATTGCGAACAGTCCCGGACCATTTAAGTGACATGCTAGACAAGATCAATGTCGTGCTAGACGACCATAATTATTTTGCGAGCGTGAAACCTAAATGGTACGAATCCGTAGCTGATACGATTCAGCTTAAATAA
- a CDS encoding DinB family protein translates to MIDYRIRSVENYTDKIGELVSMLEHARQVTLSEISSFDQFELDYLPSHQANSIGSLLFHIASIEFVHQVISFEKRDLTLEEIKKWGMALSLGSKARQEITGHSLNYYLDTLSEVRGETLALLKSKDDTWLFEEHNWDNGVPYNNYYVWFHVMEDEMNHRGQIRALKRQLGYR, encoded by the coding sequence ATGATTGATTATAGGATAAGGTCAGTTGAAAACTACACAGATAAAATAGGTGAACTTGTGAGCATGCTTGAACACGCTAGGCAAGTCACATTAAGTGAAATTTCTTCATTCGATCAATTTGAGTTAGACTACTTGCCTTCCCATCAAGCAAATTCAATTGGCAGCCTTTTATTTCACATTGCTTCAATAGAATTTGTCCACCAGGTTATTTCTTTTGAGAAAAGGGATTTAACTTTAGAAGAAATCAAAAAATGGGGGATGGCATTATCCTTAGGTAGTAAGGCAAGGCAAGAAATAACGGGTCATTCACTCAACTATTATCTCGATACATTATCAGAGGTCAGGGGAGAAACGCTAGCTCTCCTCAAATCTAAAGACGATACATGGTTATTTGAAGAGCACAACTGGGACAACGGGGTTCCCTACAACAATTATTATGTATGGTTTCATGTTATGGAAGATGAGATGAATCATCGTGGACAAATTCGCGCATTGAAGAGGCAGTTGGGATATAGATGA
- a CDS encoding GNAT family N-acetyltransferase: MFEGMADTVILSCLQGHMGDAWVNNQESPTAAQVKVGMFSYFAGDANAKEAETLLHHLPEDALVIVHTDEWKKRIETIYKGKFNKFERHRFKQDNALLDVTYLKGFLTTLPGEYELKRIDSAIAQKPSLQEISKYFTCNFNSIDDFLDRGIGFAILHDGKVVCGATSFSIYDEGIEVEVGTHEDHRKKGLATIASAALLVDCLEHGKYPSWDAANEESVKLAKRLGYVNEEPYETYSINNR, encoded by the coding sequence ATGTTCGAAGGTATGGCTGACACCGTCATTCTCTCCTGTTTACAAGGGCATATGGGAGACGCATGGGTGAACAATCAGGAAAGCCCCACAGCTGCTCAAGTAAAAGTAGGGATGTTTTCTTACTTTGCAGGAGATGCTAATGCAAAAGAGGCGGAGACACTGTTACATCATCTTCCTGAAGATGCACTGGTTATCGTTCATACAGATGAATGGAAAAAGCGAATTGAAACTATCTATAAAGGGAAATTTAACAAGTTTGAACGCCATCGCTTTAAACAGGACAACGCGCTGTTAGACGTTACGTACCTCAAAGGGTTTTTAACGACTCTACCTGGAGAGTATGAACTAAAACGAATCGATTCAGCGATCGCACAGAAACCTTCTTTACAAGAAATCTCAAAGTATTTTACCTGCAATTTCAATTCAATAGATGATTTTTTAGATAGAGGCATTGGGTTTGCGATTCTCCACGACGGAAAAGTGGTCTGCGGTGCTACGTCATTCAGCATTTATGATGAGGGGATTGAAGTAGAAGTCGGGACGCACGAAGACCATCGTAAAAAAGGTCTGGCAACGATTGCCTCGGCAGCCTTACTAGTAGATTGTCTGGAACATGGGAAGTATCCAAGCTGGGATGCAGCAAATGAAGAATCCGTTAAGCTTGCTAAACGACTTGGCTATGTCAATGAAGAACCATACGAGACGTATTCTATTAACAATCGGTAG
- a CDS encoding YitT family protein has product MKNILLIIVGSIVIALSISFLGMPNNIADGGLIGIALLLYHAYSFSPAIVNFLGFIIIVLISLRYLSKSVLLKSSLTVVLLSFFTFLTEPYGQALADPLIGAIFYGFFMGIGFALILFAGSSIGGGSTIALVLNKKFGWNVVLFTFISDVVVVLSGIFIIGVLNTLYTIIGLFIGKLTTDYIIGGVDSKKAFNIISPKSSEIAKRVTEELASSATYIKGSGVYSNSEHSILYIIVKNYNVVKLRKIVSEVDSDAFVVVNNVKDVSGGTFFVDKDDKHQGDTETMIEHNEEIKASETTT; this is encoded by the coding sequence ATGAAAAACATACTTTTAATCATAGTAGGCTCAATTGTCATCGCACTGAGTATATCTTTTTTAGGAATGCCAAATAACATTGCGGATGGCGGCCTTATTGGGATTGCGCTTCTTCTTTATCATGCTTACTCGTTTTCACCAGCTATTGTAAATTTTCTCGGTTTCATTATTATTGTTCTTATAAGCCTTAGGTACCTTTCCAAATCCGTTCTACTAAAAAGCTCATTAACAGTGGTACTACTATCGTTTTTTACATTTTTGACTGAACCTTACGGGCAAGCGCTAGCTGATCCGCTAATAGGTGCGATATTCTATGGCTTTTTTATGGGAATCGGATTTGCTTTAATCTTATTTGCTGGTAGTTCAATCGGTGGGGGTTCCACGATTGCACTTGTTTTAAATAAGAAATTCGGTTGGAACGTTGTTCTGTTTACTTTTATTTCTGATGTTGTCGTTGTGCTATCAGGAATATTCATTATTGGTGTACTAAACACGTTGTATACAATTATTGGCTTATTTATTGGGAAATTAACGACCGATTATATTATCGGTGGTGTTGATTCTAAAAAGGCATTTAACATTATTTCTCCAAAGAGTAGTGAAATTGCTAAAAGAGTTACAGAAGAGCTTGCTTCGAGCGCGACATATATCAAAGGGTCGGGAGTCTATTCAAATAGTGAGCACAGCATTCTTTATATCATTGTAAAAAATTATAACGTGGTGAAATTAAGAAAAATTGTAAGTGAAGTAGATAGTGACGCTTTCGTAGTTGTTAACAATGTAAAAGATGTTTCTGGTGGTACATTTTTTGTTGACAAAGATGACAAACATCAGGGTGATACAGAAACTATGATCGAGCATAATGAGGAGATAAAAGCATCTGAAACGACTACTTAA
- a CDS encoding cytidine deaminase: MVERKEESRDFMDSEKKIELAMYQKAIAFIPERYPSGWGGVAIIRTDDGHYFTSVSIETANASVDLCIEVGAMCDAHKYNKRVTHCICVVRDDETSPFKVLSPCGVCQERLRFWGEDVKVGVTTTDNLLTFVRLEELQPYHWTRAYPAEEIEHYQK, encoded by the coding sequence ATGGTTGAGCGCAAAGAAGAAAGCAGGGACTTTATGGACAGCGAGAAAAAAATTGAGTTGGCGATGTATCAAAAAGCAATTGCCTTTATCCCAGAGAGATACCCGAGCGGTTGGGGTGGTGTAGCCATTATACGAACCGACGATGGTCACTATTTTACGAGTGTTTCAATTGAAACAGCAAATGCAAGTGTGGATTTATGTATTGAGGTAGGCGCGATGTGTGATGCGCATAAATACAATAAGCGCGTGACCCATTGTATATGTGTTGTGCGTGATGATGAAACGAGTCCTTTTAAAGTGCTGTCTCCTTGTGGTGTGTGCCAAGAGAGGCTTCGATTTTGGGGAGAGGACGTCAAAGTCGGCGTGACCACGACAGACAATTTGTTAACTTTTGTCCGTTTAGAAGAACTACAGCCATACCATTGGACGAGAGCATACCCGGCAGAAGAAATCGAACACTACCAAAAATAG
- a CDS encoding GNAT family N-acetyltransferase: MIELKRITEDNMDQVIALEVGEGRQSLIETTNLRSIADAYVLNADGIPATPFAIYVDEVVVGFLMYTYDTTDHESFQNEVYFGEKVYFLYHFMIGKRYQEKGYGKLAVEKTLAKIKQMPLGEAKYIDLFYHRKNLVAKKIYASLGFVDSGIIQGDSVHASKKL, translated from the coding sequence ATGATTGAACTGAAAAGAATAACTGAGGACAACATGGACCAAGTCATTGCACTTGAAGTTGGAGAAGGTCGACAATCCCTTATTGAAACGACGAACCTTAGGAGCATCGCAGACGCTTATGTTTTGAACGCAGATGGGATACCGGCCACGCCCTTTGCTATTTACGTAGATGAAGTAGTGGTCGGCTTTTTAATGTATACATATGATACGACAGACCATGAATCTTTTCAAAATGAAGTTTATTTCGGGGAGAAGGTTTACTTTCTTTATCATTTCATGATTGGAAAACGTTATCAAGAAAAAGGGTACGGTAAGCTTGCAGTCGAAAAAACATTGGCTAAAATTAAACAGATGCCCTTGGGAGAAGCAAAGTATATAGACCTTTTCTATCATAGAAAGAATCTTGTAGCAAAAAAAATATATGCTTCGCTTGGTTTTGTCGATTCAGGCATCATTCAGGGAGATTCGGTACATGCGAGCAAAAAGCTATAG
- a CDS encoding GNAT family N-acetyltransferase encodes MAYEFTVMTQGQAENIASSWHYEGIYSFYDMEADEEDLAAFLNPQERGDHYYMVKKREEEVGFFYFDHKGDAVEVGLGMKPERTGVGEGLSFLRAGMNFARMKYEPKELNLAVATFNSRAIKVYQQAGFISDGTYMQETNGSLFEFVKMSYACAGHT; translated from the coding sequence ATGGCTTATGAATTCACTGTTATGACACAAGGGCAAGCAGAGAACATCGCCTCATCTTGGCATTATGAAGGAATCTATTCGTTTTATGATATGGAAGCTGATGAGGAAGATTTGGCTGCATTTTTGAACCCTCAAGAACGTGGAGATCATTACTATATGGTGAAAAAAAGAGAAGAGGAAGTCGGCTTTTTCTATTTCGATCATAAAGGTGATGCTGTTGAGGTTGGATTAGGGATGAAGCCAGAGCGGACTGGCGTAGGAGAGGGATTATCCTTTTTAAGAGCGGGAATGAATTTTGCAAGAATGAAGTATGAACCGAAAGAACTCAACCTCGCAGTTGCCACTTTTAATTCAAGAGCTATAAAAGTCTATCAACAAGCAGGGTTTATATCCGATGGAACCTACATGCAAGAAACGAACGGAAGTCTATTTGAATTTGTGAAAATGAGCTATGCATGTGCTGGACACACATGA
- a CDS encoding GNAT family N-acetyltransferase: MKLKYLESNVFEEMKELFRDVFSSDPWFDKWDNEAQLDAYLKDLTDNTNSLSLALYDERHELIGCSLGYMFNWWEGREYFIKEFFIARNKQNQGAGRTFLHLADRFLQDQDVACIILATEKHVPAFQFYQNNGFSVLKDSVHMVKRVTHKEKG, encoded by the coding sequence ATGAAATTAAAATATTTAGAATCGAATGTTTTTGAAGAGATGAAAGAATTGTTTCGAGATGTATTTTCAAGTGATCCTTGGTTTGATAAGTGGGATAATGAAGCACAATTAGATGCCTATTTAAAAGATTTAACGGATAACACGAATTCGCTTTCTCTTGCTTTATATGATGAACGACATGAACTAATTGGTTGTTCATTAGGCTATATGTTTAACTGGTGGGAAGGAAGAGAGTACTTTATTAAGGAATTTTTTATCGCTAGAAACAAACAGAACCAAGGCGCGGGTCGCACTTTTTTGCATTTAGCCGATCGTTTTTTACAGGATCAAGACGTTGCATGTATCATTTTAGCTACCGAGAAACATGTTCCTGCGTTTCAGTTTTATCAAAATAACGGGTTTTCGGTTTTGAAAGACTCTGTGCATATGGTTAAAAGAGTTACACATAAAGAGAAAGGTTGA
- a CDS encoding NUDIX domain-containing protein — MNVRNAARAVIIKDDKLLLTKNKDAEGFFYLFPGGGQEHGETLHKALVRECLEEIGVEVEVKELLHIREYIGKNHEHASFDYDVHQLDYFFICHLIKQSLDPVPILPDSHQVGMEWIDMKELSHYRIYPKELKGHLKKYNHLIPSPVYLGDIN, encoded by the coding sequence ATGAATGTGAGAAACGCAGCAAGAGCGGTGATTATAAAAGATGACAAGCTTTTGTTAACAAAAAATAAAGATGCTGAGGGATTTTTTTATCTGTTTCCTGGTGGGGGACAAGAGCATGGTGAGACCTTACATAAGGCATTGGTCCGAGAGTGCCTAGAAGAAATTGGGGTAGAAGTCGAAGTAAAAGAGCTTCTCCATATTAGAGAGTACATTGGAAAGAATCATGAGCATGCTTCTTTTGATTACGATGTGCATCAACTTGACTATTTCTTTATCTGCCACTTAATCAAGCAAAGTCTCGATCCAGTTCCGATTCTCCCGGATTCTCATCAAGTGGGAATGGAGTGGATCGATATGAAAGAACTTTCGCATTATCGTATCTATCCTAAAGAGTTAAAGGGACACCTTAAAAAATATAATCATCTTATTCCTTCACCTGTTTATTTAGGTGATATCAATTAA
- a CDS encoding VOC family protein yields MNSLVPELSVKDLNRSLEFYIGLLQFNLDYQRVEDKFAMISIDDCQIMIEEMNGHWQTGELIYPFGRGVNFQMIVKNNRVIYERLVMKNVPIMVDMKENWYRANTTLVGQKEFLVADPDGYLLRFVERLGERELVSGKK; encoded by the coding sequence ATGAATTCACTCGTCCCGGAATTATCGGTTAAAGACCTAAATCGAAGTCTTGAATTTTACATCGGTCTGTTACAGTTTAACCTTGACTATCAACGTGTAGAAGATAAATTCGCCATGATCTCTATAGACGACTGCCAGATTATGATTGAAGAAATGAATGGACATTGGCAGACAGGTGAACTGATTTATCCGTTTGGAAGAGGTGTGAATTTCCAAATGATTGTAAAAAATAATCGTGTAATTTATGAACGATTAGTGATGAAGAACGTTCCAATCATGGTCGATATGAAGGAAAATTGGTATCGTGCAAATACCACATTAGTCGGTCAGAAAGAGTTTCTCGTCGCCGATCCTGATGGCTATTTACTACGCTTCGTTGAGCGATTAGGAGAAAGAGAGCTTGTGTCCGGAAAAAAATGA
- a CDS encoding 2'-5' RNA ligase family protein — MNYFIGIVPPEIYKQRIVRFQQQWRNNKLPNIVEPHITLKAQGGLLLDLRWLEKVADCCKDIETFQLTLDKADFFGDDVLFLHVKSEEILQLHKKIVHAVAPTDQLIEQYMELEKYVPHLTLGQSHWGLSRDELKEMYGSINKNLELFQPFSVDYLRIYRETEANHYTTYRDLYLKNASP, encoded by the coding sequence ATGAATTATTTCATAGGGATTGTCCCTCCTGAAATTTACAAACAGAGAATCGTACGGTTTCAACAACAGTGGAGAAATAATAAGCTACCAAACATTGTAGAGCCACATATCACGTTAAAAGCTCAAGGTGGATTATTATTAGATTTACGTTGGCTTGAAAAAGTTGCGGACTGTTGCAAAGACATAGAAACGTTCCAACTTACATTAGACAAAGCAGATTTCTTTGGAGACGACGTCTTATTTTTACATGTGAAATCCGAGGAGATCCTTCAATTGCACAAAAAGATTGTCCATGCTGTTGCACCTACTGATCAATTAATTGAACAATATATGGAATTAGAAAAATATGTCCCTCATTTAACATTAGGCCAATCACATTGGGGGCTATCACGTGATGAATTAAAAGAGATGTACGGTTCAATTAATAAGAATTTAGAGCTGTTCCAACCTTTTAGTGTAGATTATTTAAGAATTTATCGTGAAACAGAGGCAAATCATTATACAACATATCGAGATCTCTATTTAAAAAATGCTAGTCCATAA
- a CDS encoding DUF3997 domain-containing protein: MKRTIRYLFIMFIILVGCAGLGNKSYLLQDGYSVMYISAYNAKLIYDETGTNTSGSTVVPEMVVRINENDRYIIAEQELLIRGKPNGEYTYWIEDKLNRAIVGRALDFDDFQSKLNELSINDLELLDVKTFPVLEE; this comes from the coding sequence ATGAAACGAACGATTCGTTATCTTTTCATTATGTTCATTATTTTAGTTGGTTGTGCTGGATTAGGGAACAAATCTTACCTCTTACAAGATGGCTATTCTGTTATGTATATTTCTGCTTATAACGCAAAGCTGATTTATGATGAGACTGGAACAAATACGAGTGGAAGCACAGTCGTACCAGAAATGGTTGTTCGAATCAATGAAAATGACCGCTATATCATCGCAGAGCAAGAGCTTTTAATAAGAGGCAAACCGAATGGAGAATATACGTATTGGATCGAAGACAAATTAAATCGCGCTATCGTTGGTCGTGCCTTAGACTTTGATGATTTTCAAAGCAAATTAAATGAGCTCTCAATAAATGATTTAGAGCTATTAGACGTTAAAACTTTCCCGGTTTTAGAAGAATAG
- a CDS encoding alpha/beta fold hydrolase has product MVRTLFHQKETYQLISSTFTVLSIIKAFFKESFHRTYPYIQSPILLIYATLPKDLNEARSKGIRELKQHIENVTIVPIDEAGHMVHWDSPKKVADSIKHWSKKSDS; this is encoded by the coding sequence ATGGTAAGAACGCTTTTTCATCAAAAAGAAACCTATCAACTCATTAGTTCAACGTTTACGGTATTATCCATTATTAAAGCTTTTTTCAAAGAAAGTTTTCATCGAACGTACCCATACATACAGTCACCAATACTATTAATTTATGCAACGTTGCCAAAAGACTTAAATGAAGCGAGAAGTAAAGGGATAAGAGAACTAAAGCAGCATATTGAAAACGTTACGATCGTTCCGATAGATGAAGCCGGCCATATGGTTCACTGGGATTCCCCAAAAAAAGTGGCAGATTCTATTAAACACTGGTCTAAGAAAAGTGATAGCTAG
- a CDS encoding serine hydrolase, with protein MNTHATWSKLFEAQQEIQFSGSVYVSKRDQALFSDSFGYAVHSEKIKNQPKTRFSIASGCKIFTSIAICQLVAEGKLAFTTKLKDCVAIPFPHFDDNITIHHLLTHTSGIPDYFDESEMDDYEELWVEYPMYRVRSPRDFLPLFQHKPMKKEVGSPFTYNNSGYILLGLVIEEVSGMKFVDYVEEKIFKPAGMSESGYFSADALPANVSIGYIKKPDGTWKTNIFSLPATGGPDGGAYVTAPDIGRFWKALMNEKLLSGDMVRTLMTPHVPVDDDLYYAYGGFQQSNESGMIKYIQMGYDPGVNYRSVYYPKEDLTIVVCSNKSDGAFEILEAAEQLTVHL; from the coding sequence ATGAACACACATGCAACCTGGTCGAAATTATTTGAAGCGCAGCAAGAAATTCAATTTTCTGGAAGTGTTTATGTGAGCAAAAGAGACCAAGCGCTCTTTTCAGATAGCTTTGGCTATGCCGTTCACTCTGAAAAAATTAAAAACCAGCCGAAGACACGTTTTTCCATAGCATCTGGCTGCAAAATCTTTACATCCATTGCCATTTGTCAGTTAGTGGCAGAAGGGAAGCTTGCCTTCACGACAAAGTTAAAGGACTGTGTAGCCATACCATTTCCTCATTTCGATGACAACATCACCATTCATCACCTGCTCACGCACACGTCGGGCATCCCTGATTATTTTGATGAAAGTGAAATGGACGATTACGAAGAGCTATGGGTAGAGTATCCGATGTACCGAGTTCGATCGCCAAGAGATTTTTTGCCACTGTTTCAGCATAAACCCATGAAAAAAGAAGTCGGCAGTCCGTTTACATACAATAATTCCGGTTATATCCTTCTTGGGCTTGTGATTGAAGAGGTTAGCGGAATGAAATTTGTGGATTACGTTGAAGAAAAAATCTTTAAACCGGCCGGTATGAGCGAGTCAGGATATTTTTCAGCCGATGCGTTACCAGCTAATGTCTCCATCGGTTACATTAAAAAACCAGATGGTACATGGAAAACAAATATCTTTTCACTACCTGCCACAGGCGGCCCTGACGGTGGTGCTTACGTTACAGCCCCCGATATTGGACGATTCTGGAAAGCATTAATGAATGAAAAGCTTTTATCGGGTGATATGGTACGCACATTGATGACGCCTCACGTCCCTGTTGACGACGATCTTTATTATGCTTATGGTGGCTTTCAGCAATCAAATGAATCAGGTATGATAAAATACATTCAAATGGGTTATGATCCTGGTGTCAACTACCGATCTGTCTATTATCCAAAAGAAGATTTAACCATTGTTGTTTGCTCGAACAAATCAGACGGTGCTTTTGAAATTCTTGAAGCAGCGGAACAACTTACCGTACATTTATAA
- a CDS encoding response regulator transcription factor — translation MIRIVLAEDQGMLLGALASLLELEGDMTVVGKATTGVEAVALVKEKKPDICIMDIEMPLMTGIEAAEALKEEACKIIILTTFARTGYFNFARAAGVSGYLLKDSPSDELARAIRTIMSGRKVYAPELMDMMSSNDNPLTEREGQVIQLISEGKSTKEVADHLKIKTGTVRNYVSVIYEKLHVTNRIEAISLIEEKGWFK, via the coding sequence ATGATTCGCATTGTACTGGCAGAAGACCAAGGAATGCTGTTAGGGGCACTAGCGTCATTACTAGAGCTAGAAGGAGATATGACGGTTGTCGGTAAAGCCACAACCGGTGTTGAAGCCGTGGCACTTGTAAAAGAAAAGAAGCCTGACATTTGTATCATGGATATCGAGATGCCGTTAATGACGGGAATTGAGGCCGCAGAAGCATTAAAAGAAGAAGCCTGTAAGATTATTATTCTCACAACCTTTGCGCGCACGGGGTATTTTAACTTTGCACGTGCAGCAGGAGTAAGCGGCTACTTATTAAAAGATAGTCCTAGTGACGAACTAGCAAGAGCCATTCGAACCATTATGAGCGGGCGCAAGGTGTATGCGCCAGAATTAATGGATATGATGAGTAGCAATGATAATCCGCTAACAGAGCGGGAAGGTCAAGTCATCCAGCTCATTTCCGAAGGGAAAAGCACAAAAGAAGTCGCCGATCATTTAAAAATAAAAACAGGCACCGTTCGAAATTATGTTTCCGTTATTTATGAAAAACTTCATGTCACCAACCGAATTGAAGCCATTTCATTGATAGAAGAGAAGGGCTGGTTTAAGTAA
- a CDS encoding GNAT family N-acetyltransferase, with translation MDIRQPNDVEIETIRELSPQSIFDGTLGAVMPTKEKIDNLITPLLERGSYYLIAVEDTTLMGWVLVGTNKDQFTESINGFIYELYVIEAYRGKGISKRLMTAAINQVREEGYDEVGLNVFSGNDDAIQLYEKMGFNVKTFSMSLPLK, from the coding sequence ATGGACATTAGACAGCCAAACGATGTAGAAATTGAAACAATCAGAGAACTGTCTCCACAATCGATCTTTGACGGGACCTTAGGTGCTGTTATGCCAACAAAAGAAAAAATCGATAATCTCATTACTCCGCTATTAGAAAGAGGAAGTTATTATTTAATTGCTGTTGAAGATACAACATTAATGGGGTGGGTTCTGGTTGGCACGAATAAAGATCAGTTTACTGAGTCTATAAACGGATTTATATATGAACTTTATGTGATCGAAGCGTATAGAGGAAAGGGGATTTCTAAGCGTTTAATGACTGCGGCTATCAATCAAGTAAGAGAAGAAGGATATGATGAAGTAGGCCTGAATGTATTCTCAGGAAATGATGATGCTATTCAGTTGTACGAAAAAATGGGTTTTAACGTAAAAACATTTTCAATGAGTTTGCCATTAAAATGA
- a CDS encoding alpha/beta fold hydrolase encodes MKTTNLKINESHVHYYEWGTNKKASMVCLHGLANTGAVFSELADFLKDEYHLISFDSAGHGKTSSFKKEQIIFSQILPTGMTTFFNKFYKSLFIF; translated from the coding sequence ATGAAAACGACGAATCTTAAAATCAATGAATCTCACGTCCATTATTACGAGTGGGGGACGAACAAAAAAGCATCAATGGTTTGTTTACACGGACTTGCGAATACAGGTGCCGTCTTTTCCGAATTAGCTGACTTTTTAAAGGATGAGTATCATCTCATTTCGTTTGATAGTGCCGGTCATGGAAAAACAAGTTCTTTTAAAAAAGAACAGATTATCTTTTCTCAAATCTTGCCGACTGGTATGACAACGTTTTTCAACAAATTTTACAAGAGCCTTTTTATATTTTAG
- a CDS encoding GNAT family N-acetyltransferase, producing the protein MKLKGLTINDHEDVLQLFGDEKNHYLFIIDGMIRHEYKGNFTVYGEYEDNQLVSLLLNNYNNITYFANTDRDIGIFEPLLKRFSYSKLSGPKKFMGKFLPYVHAKETTLSYLGVVKEILTKEKRSNQVKAIQTVEEINKHYDLFSSANEYNETLLVDRDTYIQSELEKLNNGNGRTLYLEMDGRMVASCSTVAEDDQSAIVVGVLTSVDYRKRGLGTDVLCALFSALLREGKYPYLFYNNPAAKSVYEKIGMTGVCEWQVIIV; encoded by the coding sequence ATGAAGCTAAAGGGACTAACAATAAACGATCATGAAGATGTTTTACAGTTATTTGGTGACGAAAAAAATCATTATCTTTTCATCATTGATGGTATGATTCGCCACGAATACAAAGGAAACTTTACCGTTTATGGTGAGTATGAAGACAATCAATTAGTATCGTTATTACTGAATAACTATAATAATATCACTTATTTTGCAAATACGGATAGAGATATTGGGATTTTTGAACCCTTGCTAAAAAGGTTCTCTTATTCAAAGTTAAGTGGACCAAAGAAGTTTATGGGAAAATTTTTGCCATACGTTCATGCGAAAGAAACGACACTCTCTTATTTAGGAGTCGTAAAAGAGATTTTAACGAAAGAAAAAAGAAGCAATCAAGTGAAAGCCATTCAAACCGTAGAGGAAATAAACAAACACTATGATTTATTCTCATCTGCCAATGAATATAACGAGACGTTGCTTGTTGATCGAGATACCTATATTCAAAGTGAATTAGAAAAATTGAACAATGGAAATGGGAGAACGCTTTATTTAGAAATGGATGGAAGAATGGTTGCGTCTTGCTCAACTGTTGCAGAAGATGATCAGAGTGCCATTGTCGTGGGTGTATTAACAAGTGTTGATTATAGAAAAAGGGGACTTGGAACAGACGTATTATGTGCGTTATTTTCAGCATTGTTGCGTGAAGGAAAGTATCCCTACTTGTTTTACAATAATCCTGCTGCAAAAAGTGTGTATGAAAAGATCGGGATGACTGGAGTCTGCGAATGGCAAGTGATTATTGTGTGA